From the Capnocytophaga sp. oral taxon 878 genome, the window GTGAAGCAGTTTGTTGGTTTTTTGGCACCACAATATACACGTGAGTGTAGCCGTTAGGGTTTGCTTCTTGCTTAATACGACGCATATAGTGTGTGATACCAGCATTTAGCAGTACAGTAGAGGCAAAAATGGTGTAACTCTTACAATCAATACCGCTAAAGCGGGATGCCCAACTGCAAGCTGGGGAACGCAGCAGTTGGGCTTCGCCGTCGATAGCGTACTGAAAATGCCAGTAGAGAAATTGGTGGAGGCTATTGCATAGAGAAGAAAGATTGCCTCCTGAGAAAAACTTGAGAGTAAGGGCTCGCGTATGGTGTTTGTATTTTTGTGCTGTTTTTGCCATATTTTGAATGGCAAAAGAAGTGTCACCGTTGCCGAGCTTTTTTGAAGAGCAGTCGGACGGTGGCATATAGGCAGCGTATAAGTTTCCTGAGCGTACTGGACGGTATAGTGCGTTATTTATATCGGTAGCGGTCAAAATTAGGTTATTATTTTTGCCGCAAATATAGGATATAGGGAGGTGGAAAGTGACACATAAGGACACACAATGACACAATAGGTCACATTAAGAAAGATAAGAGGGCTATTATACTTTTAACTTACGGCTTTTGAGTTCGTGTTGTAGCTCATCAGAAAGAGTGTAGCCTATGGGAGTGCCGTAAAGTTCGATAAAAGTCAAAAACTCTTGTAGGCTTATATTACGGCATTTTGGGCTTTCATCGGGGCGGTATTGTGCTATAATATCATTGATATAGGTACGTATAAGGCGCTCACTGTACTGTGATAGATAGAGCGAAAAGAGATGTTTTTTAGTTCTGATGTAGTGTAGGATTTTCATAGTTTTTGCGGTTTGCTTTTTTTAATTCTCGTTCGTATAGGGTAATGTATATTTCTTTTTGTTTAGGTCCAGCGGTTTTGTTGTTGTAGTATTGTTTGGAGGAGTCTACTATTTTTCCTTTGCGCTTTACGTGTAGCTGTATGCGGTTGCCGTAGTAGTCTTTTGCTTCGCACTCTACTGTTATGCCGCGCTGTAGGCAGTAGGAGAATGCGGTGGGGAATAGGTCGAGGTTCATAGGCTTATGGGTTTTCGTTATTTATGCAGTTAGTAATGTTTTTCACAAGGCTTTCTGTATTTTCAGCGAGTTTATTGGCTATAAATTTTATTATTTGCAATGAAATATCATCATCGACTTTTAAGATAAATTCTTCATTTATATCATTGCTGAATTTTACATACCCCTCGTATCTGTCCTTTTGTTTTTCAGAGTCTTTTTCCCAAGAATAACCACGTTCAAATTCTAATGAGAATTTTATTAGTTTAAAATCTGTTTTGCTGTTTTCGGTGTTCATTGTTTTATTATTTTTAATCTTTTACAATTTACTGTTAATAATCTTGCCTAAGTATAGTACGAAATACTTCTTATTGGCTTCTGCGCCCCATTCGGGTATGCCAGTGCCAAAGCGTATAGATTTTAATTCTATGGTGAGGCTTGGAGCATCACGAGCATAACCATTGCGAAATACAACAGTGTCGTACTCTTTTCCAATAAGACGAAGGTTGTAATACGGTTTGATATCGCGATATTCTTCGGTTTTCTCGCCCGATAGTATCATATCAAACCATTTCTTTTTGATGGTTAGGTGTAGGGTGTTCATTGTTTTTTTTTAATAGGGTAAATCGGTGAATAAATCGGGGTCGTTGTCGTCGTTGGACGGGTCGGACAAGGTGGACGGGTGGGACGGGGTGGTGGTTTCGGTTTTCGAGGTGATCATAAAGTAATCGACGGAGGCACGGCGATTGTCGGGGGTGGTTTCGGTTTTTTTGATGATATCGGATAGGGTGTATCCTTTGAGTTGGCAGTATTGTGCTAACTTGGTGCGGAAGCCTTGTGCGGTGAGTTTGAAATTACCGCAGGAGGCTTTGTAGTCTTCTTGCATTTCTCGGCGTTGTACTTCGGTATTTAGTCGGTCGGCAAAGTATTCTTCAGCCCATTCAAGGAAGTTGTCGCCTATTGAGGCTTTTAGGTTGTTGTAGTTTATTCTGTCCATTGGGGCGAAATAGGGGTTCATTTTGTTTTGCATATAGAATTGGGTGCAACGTAGCATAAAGTTGTAGAATAAGTCCCATTGTGAGGCGTTCCAGTCGTCGAATAGGCTGTGCCCGAAGTCGTCAGTGGGTTGCCATTGGCGTTTCATTTCGGGGTGTGAGTAGTGGTAGTATGATGAGAATGTTACAAAGAATAGTCGGCGGAAATCGCTATCGGCTCCGTTTTTTAGTGCGTGATTGAATGTCCCGAATAGTTTTGGGCTTTTATCGGGTGGGATAAAGAAACTTGGTCGGAATTTGGGGTTTACTCGTATGCCGTCGGTGATGTAGTTGTATAGTTTTTCAAATCGGTGTTCTGCCATATCGTCGAAGCATATTACGTCGTGGTTTTCGTTGAGTTCGTCGAATATGTGTGTGTTATCGAATAGTTTGCTGTCTTTACCGGCGCAATTGAATACGCTTGTTGATAGTTTTATTGCATTGGAGAATATGCCTTTACCGGTACCGCCATTGCTTTGTGATAGGGTTCCTTTCATTTCGTCGTCTACTATGTATATAAATTTTTCGAAATGGGGCATTTTATATCGGTGTAATAGGTATCCTATGGCGTAGCATTTGGATAAGAAGTGTTGTTCTTGTGTGATTTGTTCTTCTTCAGTGAGGTGTGGGCTGTTGAGGGTGTAGAATGTTCCCCAGCGGTGTGCTTCGTGGGGGTATTCTTTAGCCCAATAGACTCGGCTTCCGTTGATGAGGAAGTTTAGGTATTCGCATTTATCGGTGCTTATGCGTACGCGGTTGCGCCCTTGCTCATCGATATAGGGCTGAAAGAATGGTTCGTTGAGCAGGCGGATATTGGCGGGTAGTACGGCGTTATCGAATATGTAGTTGTTGATGTCGTCGCGTTTTAGTGTTATGATTTTTTCGGGGGTTACTTTTATGGCGGTATTTTGAAAGAAAAATAGCTGAAATTCTTTGCCGTGCTTGGTAAGGTCGAATTTTTTGTAGGTGGCGTTTTTGAGTTCGGGGGCTGATAGGGCTTTGCAGGTGCGCAATAGTTTGAGCACTTGATGTGTGGTTCCTTTGCGAACGTAGTAATTGACACAAAAGTCGCGTATGGTGGCGGTTTGTGGGATTGATAGTTTATAGTCGTCTACTTTTACTAAATATCCTTTGTTTTCGTTGTCGGTATTTTGTGCTATATCGGACTGGAATACGAAATAGTGGTTTACTTGTAGGAAGTAGAATAGGTTTTCGTGGTTTATGGTGTATTTTTTGTCTTCTAAGGTTACGAAATCGCAGGATACTGGTATTTTTAGTAGTTTTTTAAATTCGTTGGCGACGGTTTGTGGTGTTGCTTCTTTGAAATAGTTTACGTAGTCGCGGAAGTCTTTGCCTTTTTCGCCTAAATAGTATTTTGGTAGGAATACGGTGGGGAGTTTCCAGTATTTTCTGGAATATTTATAGGCAAATTCGATTCCTGATGTATCGACATCGGGTAGGTTTATGAGGTGCTGACTTATGGTTTTTAGGTACTCATAGTCTGTATATTGTATTATATCGCCTTCGGAGTTTCCCCAAACGGGGTAGAAGTCGGGGGATAGAGAAGCGAGGGTGAGCCCGTCGGAGCCACCGGAGCATATAATTATGTAGGGTAAGAGTTCTTCGTTTAGGAGTTCTTGTATTTGTTTTTTGAATTCTGGGGAGTCGCAGTTTTCTACTTGTGTGCGTAGTTCTTGTATTTTTTGGTATCGTTCATCGGTGATTATGGATTTGATGTATGCGAGTCCGTGCAGGTATACGGGAGGTTTTTTTCCGAGGTATCCGTGTTTGAAATTTTCGGTTTTGGTATTTCCGTTTTCGTCGGTTATTTTGCGTTTTTTCTCGGCTGGGTAGTATGTTTTAGCCCAATTGTTTAAATCGGGGGAATAGGCGAACATAGGGTATTGTGGTGTGGCTTCTATGGTCATTAGTTTGCCGTTAGAGGTTACGCGTTCTACTTTTTGTAGTTCGTGTACGTTATAGCGTGCGCATATTTCGGGGGTTAGGAAGGGGTGTATTACTTGTAGGTTTTCGATTTGTGTTTTTGGGTATATGCGGAAATAGCCGTCGGGGTGGTTTCCGCGGGGTGCAAATGTTTTGTTTGGGGTGAGGTTTAGTGAGTTTTCGCCTATATTAAATTCGGCATATAGGGCTTGTAGGGTGCGGTGGTAATCGGTTTCGCCAGTGAGGTGCTGGTATACTTGTATGGGGGTGTGAGTGTCGCCACCGAAATCTTTTACGATCCAGCATTTGCCTTGTGGGGGCAAATATAGGTAGGCTGAAGGGGTGCGCTCATTGCGATAGCGAAATGGTTTGCGGGTGCGTTCGCAACCTATGCAATCGGGGAGGTAACGGTGGAGTATGTCGAGTCCGTTGTCGGTATTTTCGTATAGTTTTTCTGGGGTGTATTTGTAGTCGCTATTCATTAGTTATTAGGTGTTAAGGAGTGGATAATTATCAGTTGTTAATAAAAGAGAAAGCCGTGCCGATATTGCGCAAGTGGCACGGCTTTACTAACGAACTGACTAACATTATTTAATCTTCATCGGGGTAGGCAAATGCATTTGATTTGTTATCTTGTTGGGTAAGCATAAATGTTAATTGTGCTGCTTTTTTATTGGGGTGTATAGCGAGATGCCCACCGGGTAATGTGTTGTATATTTGTGCAAGGGTGCTATGGTTAAAGAAAGAAAAATCAATAATGAAAAAATTGTTATCTATCATTGTGTAATTGATGTTAATACCTTGTATGGTGTATAGTTGGTTTAGGATTTGGGTTACTTGGGTTATGTGATTCATTGTTTTATGGTTTAAATTTTTATACTATGTATTCGCTTTAGCTTCGGTGTACCTCGACAAGGTCTTCTACAGGCAGGCTAAATACTTCTGAAAGGGCTATGAGGAACGAATAATGGGTTAGCTTTTCGCTTCCGTAGCGCATCCACTTTTTTAGTGTGCTGGTGTTTTCGGAGGTTTTAATATGCAGGTGTGCGATAGCAGTGTCGTCTATCTGTGCTATTATCTCTGGTTTTAGGTTTACTTGTATGGTGTGGGCTTGTATCATATTTATTTATTTATTATCTTTGTGTTTTAATTCATTTATAACATATGCAAAACGAACAAAAAAAGCAGGACAACTGCAAAGAGGAAAGCAATGGCAGCAACTTCCTCGAGAATATTGCTAAAACAGAAGCGGGGCAGGCTCTGTTGCTTAGTATTGCTAATTTCATCAACAAAAAGGGAGACGCCCCTACTGTTGATAACGCTCCCACTGTTGAGCGTAGGCTCTCCTTTGAGGAGCGGCGTATGCAATTGTGGTATTTCAATAGGCGCGTTCACTTTCTCACTCACACGGGGCTGATTGCTATCCTTTTTATTGTACTTAGTATTTTGGTATTTACAAAGTGCGTTAGCGAGACTATTTATGCAACCTTGATAAGTAGCCTTATTGGTTACATTTTTGGACAAATAAAGAGCCGCGAGAAGACAAACACTGATGCCCAAAATGGTCAATAGGGAGGGTTCTTTTTTCATAGTGTATTTTTCTTGTAAAAATAGGACTTTATATATTTAGACATAGACTGTTCATTTTTATTATAGCTATCTTTTAAAATAATTGGTAAAATAGGACTCATCGTGTCAGCAACAGATAGTTCTTGTCTATTACAATTATCTTTTAAAATAATTGGTAAAATAGGACTCATCGTGTCAGCAACAGATAGTTCTTGTCTATTACAGTTATCTTTTAAAATAATTTGTAAAATAGCCCCCATAGCGCCAACTATATAGTGCTCTTGTTTATTATCAGCATTATGTAATAATGGTTGTGTTGGCTTGTTAAAAGTTATAATGGATTTGCTGTTCTCTGTGTTCATAACGTTCTTTTTTTAGGTTTTTATTTATTAGCAGCGTTGCTAATGTGTTGCATTTTTTCAAGGAAATTAGTGAACTGGTAATAGGGTGCAAGTGCCTTAATCAGCGATATAGGTTGCTGGTCGAAGTAAGGGTGACACACGTCCCATTGGGCTATTTTTTGGGGTATGTAGAAGTTATTACTTCCTATCATTAGGAATATAGAGCCGTCAGCAGTGATATTGGGGGTTATGTTACTGTCTGTATTAGCGTGCAACCACTGTAGTACATCGAATGCGGTAATGGGGGCTTTGCCGCTGCGTACATCCGGGTTGTAGCTACAAGCGCGAATGTCTATGGTTAGGGGTGTTTCAACGCTGTCCTTTTGGGGTGTTTCTGGAGGGGTTTGTATTTGTGTTAAAACAAAAACAGTTATATTCCGTCTTTCGGCTTTGATTGTTTCTGTTTTAAAGCTAACATTATACCCTTGCTGTTGGGCTACTTCTTGAAGAAGCATTTTAATATATTGTATGCTTACCGTATAGTTTATGGCATGTTTGACAGCATTGTACAGTTCAAAAAAGTTAGTTTTTTCTTTTTTAAACTCACTAAAATGAGCTTCGAGCCATTCTGTTATGGCGATGCGTTTTTGGTTTTCTGTTTTTCTCTCTGTGTACATAACGTTCTTTTTTTTGGGTTTCTGTTTTAAATGTCAAAAATAGTTCGTATATTTGTCGCCTAAAAGAGATGCCTAAAGTGGAAGCCTCTTTTGGCATTCATTTACGAGGGCAAAAGTATAGTTATTTTTCTCAACTACCAAATTTTTTTAGATAAATTTCTCAATTATGAAAGAAAGAATATTGCAATTCATTGAATATAAGAGGCTTAGCAAAAATAAGTTTTATAAGGAAACAGGGCTTTCTAATGGAATTTTAGACAAGCAAGGTGGTATTTCTTCTGATAGTTTAGAGAAAATTTACTGTGTTTATCCCGAAATAAATCTAGATTGGCTTCTAACAGGCAAAGGGGAAATGTTAAAGAAAGAGGGGTTGGTACAGCAAGCACACAATAATATAAGCAGCACGATAACCCAACACCAAACAATACACGCCCCCGAAGACTATGAAACCTTAAAAAAGGAAAACCAACGATTGACACAAGAGAACTCTGGGCTGAAAGATAAAATAATACAGCTAATGGAGGAGAAAATGAGTAAGTAATGGAAGCATATAAACTAAGAAAAAACTATAATGAAAGAGTATAATATCATCAAGGAAATAGGACAATATTGGATTATAAGTTGTATATTTGCACCATATATCTTTAATTATATTTTCAATATGTACGACTTTAAAACAGTAACTATTGTGAGCTTATTGCTTACTTGTATCTTCCTTTACACCCGTGCTCGTCATTTTTATTTAGAAGCTAACAAACTTGGTAAAACAGACAAAAAAACGCTGCAAAACCTCTTTAAAACGTTGCATTTAGATACTTTTAGGGAGTATATATGCAACCAAAACGCTTGGTATGGCTATAATAAAGAGGTGGTTGGCTATGCATATAGCTTTGTAGAAGAGGTGGGCAAGCTAAGTAACTTTATAGGTCATAAAGAAACCCGTAAGGCGGTAGAACAGTTGGCACAGAAAATAGAAGAACTCAACCGTTTTGCTGCGCTAAAAATGTATTCAGAGCCTACTGATGATTATTATTACCAGCTACCGAAAAGGACTGAACGAGAATGTGAACAAAGCAAGATAGATGCCGAGAGTATCAACCAGAAATCTAAAGAGGTAGATAACTTGCTTAAAGCCCTTGTGCTAAACCTAAAAGAGGAACACGAAATGGAAATAGCAGGGGATAAGCCGCTAAGTGGAGACTTATACAGCTGATGTTAAGAAAATAAAGAAATAAAGCAATGAAAGAAGAATTTGCAGCTAATAACAACATTAGAAACCATCGGCAGCTAACCGATAGGGAACTTATGGAGCAAATATATCAATTGCTCGTAGGGGTAAACGCAAAATTGGATAAACTCGGAATACTGAAATACAAAGAACTTGGCGTTGATGTGTCGATATTTACTCTGCCATTTAGTGATGATACATTAGATGATAAGCAAAGTAAAACTGAGAGCTTAGAACAAACCTTAGATGATACCCAAAAGTATTTTGATGAGATTTTCAAGCCTATTGAAGACTAATTTGCAGCTTGCACATAAATTATTTATGTGCAGAAATGAATTTATGTGCATTTTGTGTGCAAGAAGTATATATGAAAATCAATAACTTAACCTATTGCACATAAAACACATAAATAATATTACTATTAATATACATAAAAAAATAAAATAAAATATATTATTATATATAGCCCCGTGTATTGGGTCTATCACGGGACTTATATGTAATGTTTATTGCCTTTCACTAATAAAAAAAGGCTTTATAATGAGACTTTTACGTTTTGTACTTTTCGGGAACCCCCTCCCGTCTTCGCTACAAAATAGGCGTAATTAGTCTGATAATCAGCTAATTACGCCAATTATTTTTTCATAATATATCAAGTTTGAAGTAAAATTCTATATGTAAAATTTGAATATTGGATAAAAACTTTTTCACAAATTTTACATCTTATACTCGACTGTGTCATTTCACTGATTTTTTGTTTATTTAAAGTAATATCAAGATACTTCTAATAAAAAAATAAGTGTAGAAGATAACAAGTGAGTAGAGGTGTTTTTTTTGTTTTTAAGAGTTAAAGAAGGAAAGGAAAGTTTATATTCATTGCTAATTAGTGATTTATTTATACTTTTGCGTTATTATTGCTAAATATTCAAAATAAAGATATAAATTATGCACTTTAACCAATCTCAATACCGAGGTATATTATGGTTGCTTTTGCTTATAATGGCAGTACAACTGTTTTTTTATTTCTTCCATTTTAGAGGTAGTAATTATACTTTTACCGAGAACTTATTACTTGATAAAGAGATAGATTCACTAAAAAGGCTTGCTTCTCAACCTAAAAAAGATACTATCTACCCTTTTAACCCTAATTTTATTACTGATTATAAAGGTTATAGATTGGGGCTTACTGTTGAGCAAATAGATCGTTTGCAGGCTTTTAGGGCACAGGGTAAATTTGTTAATTCGGCTCAAGAATTTCAGCGAGTAACAGGTGTATCGGATACTTTGTTGCTAAAAATAGCTCCTTCGTTTAAATTTCCTGAATGGGTGACAAGCAAAAAGAACTTTACATATACTAATACTAAGCCTTTGCCTAAGGAGGATATTAATACAGCTTCTGCTGAAGATTTGATGAAAATATATGGTATAGGCGAAGGATTTTCGGCACGTATTTTAAAGTATAGAGAGAAATTACAAGGCTTTACTTATATTGAGCAAGTGGCAGAAGTTTATAAGTTAGAAAAGGAAGTGTATGAGCGAGTAGCAGAGCGTTTTGAAGTGAAAACTTTGCCTGTTATTGAGAAGAAAGATATTAATCTGCTTAATATGTATGAGCTAGGTAAAATACCTTATATACATTATGGAGAAGGCAAGAAAATAGTAGGATTGCGCAGTGCATTAGGACGTATAAGTAACTTTGAAGAACTACTGCAAATAGAAGGTTTTGACAAAGAACGTATAGAGCGATTGCAACTGTACTTAACTATTAAAAATTAGTTGCTTTTATTTTTAGTATACATTTTGTTTCTATTTTTACACAAATGGCATAATTTTTGCATATCGAGCCGGAAAAATATTAAATAATCACTAAAACGCATAAAACAATGAACAAGAATCTGTTTTTAGCAATTATGATTGGTTTTGGTCTGACTGCAGTTCAGTGTACTAAAACCATTGAAGAACGTATTGAAATACGTGAACGTGTTAATGCAATTTTATCGGGCGCCGGGGCTCCAGGAGCCAATGTAGGTGCAGTGGGCGATTATTATATCGACCTACAAACAGCTAATTTGTATGGGGCTAAAACAGCACAAGGCTGGGGTAGCCCTATTAGTTTGCGCGGCTTACAAGGTGAAGCTGGTGCTAAAGGTCAAGATGGGCAAAACGGAAAAGATGCTCCTGTGCCCAATATACGTGATGGTTATTGGTATATAGGTGATACCAATACTAACATTAAAGCAGAAGGTAAAGATGGAGGTAATGGTAAGGATGGTAGTAATGGTAAAGATGGTGTAGCTCCTCATATTGGTACTAATGGCAATTGGTTTGTAGGAACTAAGGATACCGGTGTAAAAGCAGAAGGGGCTAAAGGAACAGATGGTGTAGCCCCTCATATTGGCACTAATGGTAACTG encodes:
- a CDS encoding ASCH domain-containing protein gives rise to the protein MNTLHLTIKKKWFDMILSGEKTEEYRDIKPYYNLRLIGKEYDTVVFRNGYARDAPSLTIELKSIRFGTGIPEWGAEANKKYFVLYLGKIINSKL
- a CDS encoding primase-helicase family protein; amino-acid sequence: MNSDYKYTPEKLYENTDNGLDILHRYLPDCIGCERTRKPFRYRNERTPSAYLYLPPQGKCWIVKDFGGDTHTPIQVYQHLTGETDYHRTLQALYAEFNIGENSLNLTPNKTFAPRGNHPDGYFRIYPKTQIENLQVIHPFLTPEICARYNVHELQKVERVTSNGKLMTIEATPQYPMFAYSPDLNNWAKTYYPAEKKRKITDENGNTKTENFKHGYLGKKPPVYLHGLAYIKSIITDERYQKIQELRTQVENCDSPEFKKQIQELLNEELLPYIIICSGGSDGLTLASLSPDFYPVWGNSEGDIIQYTDYEYLKTISQHLINLPDVDTSGIEFAYKYSRKYWKLPTVFLPKYYLGEKGKDFRDYVNYFKEATPQTVANEFKKLLKIPVSCDFVTLEDKKYTINHENLFYFLQVNHYFVFQSDIAQNTDNENKGYLVKVDDYKLSIPQTATIRDFCVNYYVRKGTTHQVLKLLRTCKALSAPELKNATYKKFDLTKHGKEFQLFFFQNTAIKVTPEKIITLKRDDINNYIFDNAVLPANIRLLNEPFFQPYIDEQGRNRVRISTDKCEYLNFLINGSRVYWAKEYPHEAHRWGTFYTLNSPHLTEEEQITQEQHFLSKCYAIGYLLHRYKMPHFEKFIYIVDDEMKGTLSQSNGGTGKGIFSNAIKLSTSVFNCAGKDSKLFDNTHIFDELNENHDVICFDDMAEHRFEKLYNYITDGIRVNPKFRPSFFIPPDKSPKLFGTFNHALKNGADSDFRRLFFVTFSSYYHYSHPEMKRQWQPTDDFGHSLFDDWNASQWDLFYNFMLRCTQFYMQNKMNPYFAPMDRINYNNLKASIGDNFLEWAEEYFADRLNTEVQRREMQEDYKASCGNFKLTAQGFRTKLAQYCQLKGYTLSDIIKKTETTPDNRRASVDYFMITSKTETTTPSHPSTLSDPSNDDNDPDLFTDLPY
- a CDS encoding transcriptional regulator — encoded protein: MKERILQFIEYKRLSKNKFYKETGLSNGILDKQGGISSDSLEKIYCVYPEINLDWLLTGKGEMLKKEGLVQQAHNNISSTITQHQTIHAPEDYETLKKENQRLTQENSGLKDKIIQLMEEKMSK
- a CDS encoding ComEA family DNA-binding protein → MHFNQSQYRGILWLLLLIMAVQLFFYFFHFRGSNYTFTENLLLDKEIDSLKRLASQPKKDTIYPFNPNFITDYKGYRLGLTVEQIDRLQAFRAQGKFVNSAQEFQRVTGVSDTLLLKIAPSFKFPEWVTSKKNFTYTNTKPLPKEDINTASAEDLMKIYGIGEGFSARILKYREKLQGFTYIEQVAEVYKLEKEVYERVAERFEVKTLPVIEKKDINLLNMYELGKIPYIHYGEGKKIVGLRSALGRISNFEELLQIEGFDKERIERLQLYLTIKN